From one Peredibacter starrii genomic stretch:
- a CDS encoding endonuclease/exonuclease/phosphatase family protein, with protein MKFLLTWALALTTLSAQALTIGAYNIRNFDYDERYRITTNKPELANIIKQINVDVLSVEEIHDTAKWDEFVAKSLPGYGTEVSQCGGDHGQRLGFLYNTKTVEMLSFNEDLSISNPGGPGTCDSGSRPLAIALFQIKATKQKFFGMTAHLKSGNNGAGKREKQYQIIKNIINELKSKTGVKDFYFAGDLNTTEYSNKGSDYNQLTKVVRDLGMVNLTERVGCTAYWWGGTDDGVENPTTLDHVIATPGLLKIQPQPLVYGHCAKVQCRQAKVKDLGVSYEGVSDHCPITAKIQ; from the coding sequence ATGAAATTTTTACTCACTTGGGCCCTCGCTCTCACTACTCTCTCGGCCCAGGCCCTTACGATCGGCGCTTACAACATCAGGAACTTTGACTACGATGAGCGCTACCGTATTACGACTAACAAGCCTGAGCTTGCTAATATTATCAAGCAAATCAATGTAGACGTATTAAGTGTAGAAGAAATCCACGACACTGCTAAATGGGACGAGTTCGTAGCGAAATCGCTTCCTGGTTACGGCACAGAAGTTTCTCAATGTGGTGGTGACCACGGCCAACGTCTTGGCTTCCTTTACAATACAAAGACAGTAGAAATGCTTTCATTCAATGAAGACCTTTCTATTTCAAATCCGGGCGGTCCTGGAACTTGTGACTCTGGTTCACGTCCTCTAGCAATCGCTCTTTTCCAAATTAAGGCCACTAAGCAGAAGTTCTTCGGTATGACTGCTCACCTTAAATCAGGCAACAATGGTGCTGGTAAACGCGAAAAGCAATACCAAATCATTAAGAACATCATTAACGAGCTAAAATCTAAAACAGGTGTTAAAGATTTCTACTTCGCTGGTGACTTGAACACGACTGAATACTCGAACAAAGGTTCAGACTATAACCAACTTACAAAAGTTGTAAGAGATCTTGGTATGGTTAACCTTACTGAGCGCGTGGGCTGTACAGCTTACTGGTGGGGCGGCACTGATGACGGTGTTGAAAACCCAACGACTCTTGACCACGTAATCGCAACTCCTGGTCTTCTTAAAATCCAACCTCAGCCGCTAGTTTACGGCCACTGTGCAAAAGTTCAGTGTCGCCAGGCAAAGGTTAAAGACCTGGGCGTGAGCTACGAAGGTGTATCGGATCACTGCCCGATCACTGCTAAGATTCAGTAA
- a CDS encoding methyl-accepting chemotaxis protein, translated as MSLRSKVVLTIVLLGLFLTSALVLLSLNQIEKEKSEALIDKSRAILSRLESVRNYVAEQGRLQDTIGDVIKNFPDGVISKDARIDVLKQVPIFAAMRVGAENATSENYRFRIISEEPRKKENLANREENEILEFFKKNPKVGEYRISNPKYVAVFRPVYLSEKQGCLNCHGDPAKSPWGNGKDILGYKMENWKDGKLHGAFGIISDLNLTAVQEAKQERVMDILLWAFSITGTFLIAAYYFLHSPLKSLSHVTSELDSAGNKIANVTGDISHNSGNLNTSTRESVEALETSSLILDELVKNMRNSLKMTEATLEVSRRNREDAEQGYKDFLVLLETIDKIKIQSNRIHEIVVVLDEIAFQTNLLSLNASVVAARAGGEDGKSFSVVAEEVRKLSQRSLVSSKEIAKLINGSVELASDGHKLASQSGKSLAEIVKVVEKNEYLNRDIAHTNRTQLDSAANLLSHLSRVKELSGGNYQFANESSLIAIQLSDQTKKLSELVHVLRFNIKGEKKERSPREGTLEEITES; from the coding sequence GTGAGTCTCAGAAGTAAAGTTGTTCTTACGATCGTTTTGTTGGGTCTGTTTTTAACAAGTGCACTGGTTCTTTTAAGTCTAAATCAAATTGAAAAAGAGAAGTCTGAGGCGCTGATTGATAAATCACGGGCCATCTTGTCTCGTTTGGAATCGGTAAGAAACTATGTGGCCGAACAAGGTCGTCTTCAAGACACCATTGGAGATGTGATCAAGAACTTTCCAGATGGGGTGATCTCTAAAGATGCAAGAATTGATGTTTTAAAACAAGTCCCGATCTTTGCGGCCATGCGAGTCGGTGCAGAGAACGCCACTTCTGAGAATTACCGTTTTAGAATTATTTCCGAAGAGCCAAGAAAAAAAGAAAATCTCGCCAATCGTGAGGAGAACGAGATTCTGGAATTTTTCAAAAAAAATCCAAAGGTGGGAGAGTATCGCATCTCTAATCCAAAATATGTGGCGGTCTTTCGTCCGGTATATCTCTCTGAGAAGCAAGGGTGTCTGAATTGTCACGGGGATCCTGCGAAGAGTCCTTGGGGAAATGGAAAAGATATTCTGGGTTATAAAATGGAGAACTGGAAAGATGGTAAGCTTCATGGGGCCTTCGGGATTATTTCTGACTTAAATCTCACTGCAGTTCAAGAGGCCAAGCAAGAAAGAGTAATGGATATTCTTCTATGGGCCTTTTCCATCACCGGAACCTTCCTTATTGCCGCCTATTACTTTCTTCATTCACCACTTAAAAGTCTCTCCCATGTGACTTCCGAACTTGATTCGGCCGGAAATAAGATTGCTAACGTCACAGGAGATATCTCACATAATTCGGGGAATCTTAATACTTCCACTCGTGAATCGGTTGAGGCCCTCGAGACCTCATCGCTCATCTTAGATGAACTGGTTAAGAACATGAGGAACTCGCTTAAGATGACGGAAGCAACTCTGGAAGTTTCTCGCCGAAATCGTGAAGACGCGGAACAGGGTTACAAAGACTTTCTGGTATTACTCGAAACGATTGATAAGATTAAAATTCAGTCCAATCGCATCCATGAGATCGTCGTGGTGTTGGATGAAATTGCCTTCCAGACAAATCTTTTATCACTCAATGCTTCAGTTGTGGCCGCTCGTGCGGGTGGAGAAGATGGGAAAAGCTTCTCCGTGGTTGCTGAGGAGGTGAGAAAGTTATCTCAAAGAAGTCTTGTTTCATCTAAGGAGATCGCAAAACTCATCAATGGCAGCGTGGAGCTCGCGAGCGATGGACATAAGCTCGCTTCCCAAAGCGGAAAATCACTCGCCGAGATTGTAAAAGTTGTGGAGAAAAATGAGTATCTCAATCGAGACATTGCTCACACCAACCGAACGCAACTGGATTCCGCTGCTAATCTTCTCTCCCATCTTTCAAGAGTAAAAGAATTATCAGGAGGGAATTACCAGTTTGCCAATGAGTCTTCACTCATTGCCATTCAACTCTCGGATCAAACCAAGAAGCTTTCGGAACTGGTACATGTTTTGAGATTTAATATTAAAGGCGAGAAAAAAGAAAGGTCCCCTCGAGAGGGGACCTTAGAAGAAATTACTGAATCTTAG
- a CDS encoding exonuclease domain-containing protein gives MKYLSIDIEATGLAENCQIIEFAMIPFDTQFKRLEDSLARTMYIHCPSFEDLKPTLDPWVREHNEKIIRKAHSEGMMLSEFKEFLKNYLESKEVREYFNNQKIVLFGKSMTAIDLPFLTRDLGWDFMRKYFHHRNLDLSGVGYSLIDLGMLPQGMDSGSNLMNHLGMGEVAHTALEDAKNTAIMYLKLLEKYEAKKS, from the coding sequence ATGAAATACCTAAGCATTGATATTGAGGCCACGGGTCTCGCCGAGAACTGTCAGATCATCGAATTCGCGATGATTCCTTTCGATACACAATTTAAGCGCCTGGAAGACTCTCTCGCTCGCACGATGTATATTCATTGTCCTTCTTTTGAAGATCTAAAACCGACTCTCGATCCTTGGGTCCGTGAACATAATGAGAAAATCATCCGCAAAGCTCACTCTGAAGGAATGATGCTTTCTGAGTTCAAAGAGTTTTTGAAGAACTACCTCGAAAGCAAAGAAGTGCGCGAATACTTCAATAACCAAAAAATCGTTCTCTTTGGTAAGTCGATGACGGCGATTGATCTTCCGTTCCTGACTCGCGATTTGGGTTGGGATTTCATGCGTAAGTATTTCCACCACCGAAACCTTGATCTCTCTGGGGTTGGTTACAGCTTGATTGATTTGGGAATGCTTCCTCAGGGGATGGATTCAGGATCAAACCTTATGAATCACCTGGGCATGGGCGAAGTGGCGCATACTGCACTTGAGGATGCGAAGAATACTGCCATCATGTACTTGAAGCTTCTGGAAAAATACGAGGCGAAGAAGTCTTAG
- a CDS encoding M23 family metallopeptidase, whose amino-acid sequence MLNFLLNIFILVTLFSCSSMKSGQYVYVEQPSHVKKVAKTYGVSVDDLKAANPDKNFQKEWIFIPSKVGIAYFLRDTYVIEDYGSLGTGRFLWPVPHFYKISSQFGPRGRKHHDGIDIPAPSGTPIVAVDTGVVIYSDNGIRGYGNMIVVAHGDDIFTVYAHNRKNKVDKGERVERGQVIAEIGNTGRSTGPHLHFEIRVKDRVRNPAQYLSKKED is encoded by the coding sequence ATGCTAAATTTTCTGCTTAATATATTTATTCTGGTAACTCTGTTTTCGTGCTCGAGCATGAAGAGCGGCCAGTATGTTTACGTTGAACAGCCTTCGCACGTGAAGAAAGTGGCGAAGACCTATGGCGTGAGCGTGGACGACCTTAAGGCCGCTAACCCGGATAAGAACTTCCAGAAAGAATGGATCTTCATCCCATCAAAAGTGGGTATCGCTTATTTCCTAAGAGACACTTACGTTATTGAAGATTACGGCAGCCTTGGTACCGGTCGCTTCCTATGGCCAGTTCCGCACTTCTATAAAATTTCTTCTCAGTTCGGACCTCGTGGTCGCAAGCACCATGATGGTATCGATATCCCGGCACCAAGTGGAACTCCCATCGTGGCAGTAGACACGGGTGTGGTGATTTATTCTGATAACGGTATTCGCGGTTACGGTAACATGATTGTTGTGGCCCATGGAGATGACATCTTCACTGTGTATGCTCACAACCGTAAAAACAAGGTGGATAAAGGTGAGAGAGTAGAGCGCGGACAAGTGATTGCTGAAATCGGTAACACTGGACGCTCAACTGGACCGCATCTTCACTTTGAAATTCGTGTAAAAGATCGTGTGAGAAATCCGGCCCAGTATCTGTCGAAGAAAGAAGACTAA
- the surE gene encoding 5'/3'-nucleotidase SurE: protein MNILLANDDGVHAPGIHSLYDELSGHYQTTMIAPLEERSTTGHSLSLDKPLRLEKIRPNIYGCSGFPADCVLMGLGHVMKQNRPEVVISGINRGANLGQDLYYSGTIAAAREAAFHDVPAIAVSLVFNAVNEEHRYHTAAKVIRMCLEAGLHKHCPPKTLININVPNLDLAEIKGCKLTEIGFRRYSEEIHARMDARNREYFWIAGVYEGFAANIESDCQAVMDGYVAITPHVLIDRIPRDYSGLGQCIEKLNAKFSA, encoded by the coding sequence ATGAACATTCTTCTCGCCAATGATGATGGCGTTCACGCTCCCGGAATTCATAGTTTGTATGATGAGCTTTCAGGACACTATCAAACGACCATGATTGCTCCCCTGGAAGAGCGCTCGACCACTGGTCACTCTTTAAGTCTGGATAAACCCCTTCGATTAGAAAAAATTCGTCCCAATATTTATGGTTGTTCTGGTTTCCCAGCTGACTGTGTCCTCATGGGACTAGGGCATGTGATGAAACAAAATCGTCCAGAGGTCGTGATCTCAGGGATCAATCGTGGAGCAAACCTAGGACAGGATCTTTATTATTCAGGAACAATTGCGGCAGCGAGAGAGGCCGCGTTTCATGACGTTCCGGCAATCGCCGTAAGTTTAGTGTTCAATGCTGTGAACGAGGAACACCGTTATCACACCGCTGCGAAAGTCATTCGCATGTGTCTTGAGGCCGGTCTTCACAAGCACTGTCCTCCCAAAACTCTTATCAATATTAATGTTCCAAATCTCGATTTAGCAGAAATCAAGGGATGTAAGCTCACAGAAATAGGTTTTAGGCGCTATTCTGAGGAAATTCATGCTAGAATGGACGCAAGGAATCGTGAATATTTTTGGATCGCCGGAGTTTATGAAGGATTCGCGGCAAATATCGAATCTGACTGCCAGGCAGTGATGGATGGATACGTCGCAATAACTCCACACGTTTTGATTGACCGGATCCCAAGAGACTATAGTGGTCTGGGCCAGTGTATAGAGAAATTAAATGCTAAATTTTCTGCTTAA
- a CDS encoding aminodeoxychorismate/anthranilate synthase component II, with the protein MKKATFIDFEDSFSFNVVQELTEVGFDVTVINWKDFETLPESGLLVLGPGPGHPDDYQQLFPLIKTWLEKKAPFFGVCLGHQIFWRLQGEEVLRSKEPLHGQKVRLDLTPDWREWLGIHKEVFVQRYNSLAVMGQASLRNPYLTNFIQNDEILITRGPHLLTYQFHPESIGTSYRTEFMRPVYRDLV; encoded by the coding sequence GTGAAGAAAGCGACCTTCATTGATTTCGAAGATAGTTTTTCCTTCAATGTGGTTCAGGAGCTGACGGAAGTTGGTTTCGATGTCACAGTGATTAATTGGAAAGATTTTGAAACACTTCCTGAATCAGGACTTTTAGTTTTGGGCCCGGGACCCGGTCATCCGGATGATTACCAGCAATTGTTTCCATTAATTAAAACGTGGTTAGAAAAAAAGGCCCCGTTCTTTGGCGTCTGTCTTGGTCACCAGATTTTCTGGCGCCTTCAGGGCGAGGAAGTTTTGAGATCGAAGGAGCCTCTCCATGGCCAGAAAGTCAGACTGGATTTGACTCCTGACTGGAGAGAGTGGTTGGGAATTCATAAGGAAGTTTTTGTTCAACGCTATAATTCTCTGGCAGTTATGGGGCAGGCGAGTCTCAGAAATCCCTATTTGACGAATTTTATTCAAAACGATGAGATCCTCATCACACGCGGTCCTCATTTATTAACCTATCAATTTCATCCGGAATCCATAGGAACAAGTTACCGAACTGAGTTTATGAGACCCGTTTACCGTGATCTTGTATAA
- a CDS encoding LPS-assembly protein LptD: protein MLKISSHTFKDGTKRGCWSLALIILWAICSLSFAADNPQLQLGDKLSVFSDKAYRKNQGRYFEAVGNVVIISNKDTVYGELASLNQENMMVKIEGNVRIITQMMTLYGSRVDYNITTGAAHIKNARILTSEFNLVANELIRVSEDEYVAKEAEFTTCKDCAESWSIYGKTIRLRVGKYVQINHGLYKIKGVNVIYIPYIVLPILTKRKTGLLVPNISSRSGEGLAFAQPVFWAIDDHKDATITPTFWAKRGYGGDVQYRQRFSEMTWAEFNTRLVDDKIYQPGQDNKGESGETFFRYFGEFESHQFWSPDLNSHVRYTGLRDLDMIRDNPQYTDLKTISSDFGLNGFLNWRQDLFSLNAEADYLRNELFDDSVKFDRSYVQTMPRLSFNTTPYSILQSRTPMFQHIAAGADGSFSRFRQVRDDENVFLRNADRLSVQPYVMWHLFNWGPVSLKTRYTFDQQAYRFDDPSQPMAGKNAGLMKTEIGFSMDRIFGLAYEEKIPLKYVSEEQLKKLRERREQGLSPIQKTEKKSRLVGELPEFEPAYTKDYLVQNRSSYRHSQDFKFIHHFITSQNEYGNKKFIGDIRTNQAAFFDYEDSLRSQEYLFGASATRTIIPPENTVEFQWNNTLTRKSPKVFNYLDDDKYLRDNFTYTKIGYFNVSQGYLLNEQDAEDFRQKLTRLAILTGYTGGRWSLNLSEYYFHYANENIFNMNLTRRFEYLNVFANYNYNSFDSAKLNTLNFGGQIRPTDTLGLAMVKDIDLEAQKDIRTVYSMDIMPHNNCWIFNLNYRQSLVDNRYSFNILFNFGDDNFDRYRNDYFGVKRL from the coding sequence AGGAGACAAGCTCTCCGTTTTCTCAGATAAAGCTTATCGTAAAAATCAAGGTCGCTACTTCGAGGCGGTTGGTAACGTTGTTATCATCAGCAATAAAGACACTGTGTATGGTGAGCTTGCGTCTTTAAACCAAGAAAACATGATGGTGAAGATTGAAGGGAACGTGCGCATCATCACTCAGATGATGACCTTGTATGGTTCTCGCGTGGATTACAACATCACTACTGGTGCGGCCCATATTAAAAACGCCCGCATTCTCACTTCTGAATTTAATCTTGTGGCCAATGAACTCATTCGTGTTTCTGAAGATGAGTATGTTGCTAAGGAAGCTGAGTTCACGACCTGTAAAGATTGTGCAGAATCTTGGTCTATTTACGGGAAAACCATTCGTCTTCGAGTCGGTAAGTACGTTCAGATCAATCACGGTCTTTATAAAATTAAAGGCGTGAACGTTATTTATATTCCGTACATTGTGCTTCCGATTCTCACGAAGAGAAAAACCGGTCTTCTTGTTCCGAACATTTCAAGTCGATCAGGTGAAGGTCTTGCATTCGCGCAACCTGTGTTCTGGGCAATTGATGATCATAAAGATGCGACGATTACTCCGACCTTTTGGGCCAAGCGTGGTTACGGTGGTGATGTTCAGTATCGACAACGTTTCAGTGAAATGACCTGGGCCGAGTTCAATACTCGACTTGTGGACGATAAAATCTATCAGCCAGGACAAGACAATAAGGGTGAATCAGGAGAGACCTTCTTCCGTTACTTCGGAGAATTTGAATCTCACCAATTCTGGAGTCCGGATTTAAATTCTCACGTTCGTTACACGGGACTTCGTGATCTGGATATGATTCGTGATAACCCACAGTATACCGATTTAAAAACCATCAGCTCTGATTTTGGTCTAAATGGTTTCCTTAACTGGCGTCAGGACCTTTTCTCACTCAACGCGGAAGCTGATTATCTTCGTAACGAACTCTTTGATGATTCGGTAAAATTTGACCGCTCTTACGTTCAGACCATGCCGAGACTTTCGTTCAACACGACTCCTTATTCGATTCTACAATCTCGCACCCCGATGTTTCAGCATATCGCCGCGGGAGCGGACGGTTCATTCTCAAGATTCCGTCAGGTGAGGGACGATGAGAATGTGTTCCTTCGTAATGCTGATCGTTTATCGGTTCAGCCGTATGTGATGTGGCACCTCTTTAACTGGGGACCAGTGAGCTTAAAAACTCGCTACACTTTTGATCAACAGGCCTATCGCTTTGATGATCCAAGTCAGCCCATGGCCGGAAAGAACGCCGGGCTCATGAAAACTGAAATTGGTTTCTCAATGGATAGAATTTTCGGTCTCGCGTATGAGGAAAAAATTCCTTTGAAATACGTTTCCGAAGAACAATTGAAAAAACTTCGAGAGCGTCGTGAGCAAGGTCTTTCTCCGATTCAGAAAACTGAAAAGAAAAGTCGTTTGGTAGGAGAGTTGCCGGAATTTGAACCGGCCTATACAAAAGATTATCTGGTTCAAAATCGCAGTAGTTATCGTCATTCTCAGGACTTTAAGTTTATTCACCACTTCATTACTTCGCAGAATGAATATGGGAACAAAAAGTTCATCGGTGATATTAGAACTAATCAAGCGGCCTTCTTCGATTATGAAGACTCGCTTCGTTCGCAAGAGTATTTATTCGGTGCGAGTGCCACGAGAACCATCATTCCACCTGAGAACACAGTTGAGTTCCAGTGGAACAACACGCTGACTCGTAAATCTCCGAAGGTCTTTAACTATCTGGATGATGATAAGTATTTAAGAGATAACTTCACGTACACCAAGATCGGTTACTTCAATGTGTCTCAAGGTTATCTCTTAAATGAACAGGACGCAGAAGATTTTCGTCAGAAACTTACTCGTCTTGCCATTCTTACTGGTTACACTGGTGGACGTTGGAGTCTTAATCTTTCAGAGTATTACTTTCACTACGCCAACGAAAATATTTTCAACATGAACTTAACCAGAAGATTTGAGTACCTCAATGTCTTCGCAAACTATAACTACAACTCGTTTGATTCTGCCAAACTCAATACCTTGAACTTTGGGGGACAAATTCGTCCAACAGATACTTTGGGTCTGGCGATGGTGAAAGATATCGACTTAGAAGCACAGAAAGATATCCGCACAGTTTATTCAATGGACATCATGCCTCATAACAACTGTTGGATCTTCAACCTGAATTATCGTCAGAGTCTCGTGGACAACCGTTACTCATTTAATATCCTCTTTAACTTCGGCGATGATAATTTCGACCGCTACCGAAATGACTATTTCGGAGTGAAGCGCCTGTGA